A single region of the Streptococcus macedonicus ACA-DC 198 genome encodes:
- a CDS encoding Glycosyltransferase has translation MQKILYLHAGAEMYGADKVLLALIKGLDKEAFEAHVILPNDGVLVGALEKVGAKVKVIDYPILRRKYFNPKGILEYFGSYNRFSKQIAKYAKENGITLIHNNTTAVLEGIYLKRKLKLPLIWHVHEIIVKPKAISDFINFLMGRYADTIVTVSNAVANHVKQSRFVKNDQVQVIYNGVDNAVYHEMDASTVRDQFGIAQDALVIGMVGRVNAWKGQGDFLEAVTPILKANPKAVAFLAGSAFEGEEWRVDELEKAISDSPVAGQIKRIDYYSKTTELYNMFDIFVLPSTNPDPLPTVVLESMACGKPVVGYRHGGVCEMVKEGENGLLATPNHPAELSKVIQELADNTEKREQFGKASVKRQKELFSLQSYIRNFSELYRK, from the coding sequence ATGCAGAAAATTTTATATCTTCACGCTGGTGCCGAAATGTATGGTGCTGATAAGGTTTTGTTGGCGCTTATTAAAGGACTGGATAAAGAAGCCTTTGAGGCTCATGTCATCTTGCCCAACGATGGCGTCTTAGTGGGTGCATTGGAAAAGGTTGGTGCTAAGGTAAAAGTTATCGATTATCCAATCTTGCGCCGGAAGTATTTTAATCCTAAGGGGATTCTTGAGTATTTTGGCTCTTATAATCGTTTTTCAAAGCAAATTGCTAAATATGCTAAGGAAAATGGCATTACTCTTATTCACAATAATACGACTGCGGTACTTGAGGGAATTTATCTCAAACGTAAGTTGAAACTTCCTTTGATTTGGCATGTTCACGAGATTATCGTCAAACCAAAAGCAATCTCTGATTTCATCAACTTTTTGATGGGACGTTATGCTGATACGATTGTGACAGTTTCAAATGCTGTGGCCAACCACGTCAAGCAGTCTCGCTTTGTAAAAAATGACCAAGTTCAAGTCATCTATAATGGTGTTGATAATGCCGTCTATCATGAAATGGATGCTAGTACAGTCCGTGATCAGTTTGGTATCGCACAGGATGCTTTGGTTATCGGAATGGTTGGTCGAGTGAATGCATGGAAAGGTCAAGGCGACTTCTTAGAAGCCGTGACTCCAATCTTAAAAGCTAATCCAAAAGCAGTAGCCTTTCTGGCAGGTAGTGCTTTTGAAGGTGAAGAATGGCGAGTTGATGAGTTGGAAAAGGCAATATCAGACTCACCAGTAGCTGGACAAATCAAGCGTATCGATTATTATAGTAAGACAACAGAGCTCTATAATATGTTTGATATCTTTGTTTTGCCAAGTACCAATCCAGATCCTCTACCAACTGTAGTTCTCGAATCAATGGCTTGTGGCAAACCTGTAGTCGGCTACCGTCATGGTGGTGTCTGTGAAATGGTTAAAGAAGGCGAAAACGGCCTTCTTGCCACACCAAATCACCCTGCAGAATTGTCTAAAGTTATTCAAGAATTGGCTGATAACACCGAGAAGAGAGAGCAATTTGGCAAGGCATCAGTCAAACGTCAAAAGGAACTCTTCTCATTACAAAGTTATATTCGGAATTTTTCGGAGTTGTATAGGAAATAA